A single region of the Salipaludibacillus sp. LMS25 genome encodes:
- a CDS encoding DUF177 domain-containing protein: protein MKWSVQQLLAFKQKGMQIDESVDASKVKEIDREIRNISPVHVKGEALINHNAATFNLDISGSMTLPCARTLNDVEFPFTIHATEIFQLDEWAAFDEDEDVHELIDNTVDLMPYVRERILLEKPLRVFSERKEGPAPEEGEGWELTTKEDQNAPQDKVDPRLKELEKFFDEKK from the coding sequence ATGAAATGGTCGGTACAGCAATTGCTCGCTTTTAAACAGAAAGGGATGCAAATTGACGAATCGGTCGATGCAAGTAAAGTGAAAGAAATTGACCGTGAAATTCGTAATATTAGTCCAGTCCATGTAAAGGGAGAGGCGCTTATTAATCATAATGCCGCTACCTTTAATCTTGACATTAGTGGCTCTATGACATTGCCTTGTGCGCGAACTCTTAATGATGTAGAGTTTCCTTTTACCATCCATGCTACTGAAATCTTTCAGTTGGATGAATGGGCCGCCTTCGATGAGGATGAAGATGTTCATGAATTGATTGATAATACGGTCGATTTGATGCCTTATGTTCGAGAACGTATTTTGTTGGAAAAGCCGCTACGTGTATTCAGTGAAAGAAAAGAAGGCCCTGCCCCTGAAGAAGGTGAAGGCTGGGAATTGACTACGAAAGAGGACCAGAATGCACCACAGGACAAGGTAGATCCTCGATTGAAAGAGCTGGAAAAGTTTTTTGACGAAAAAAAATAG
- a CDS encoding DUF3397 domain-containing protein, with translation MAEVTAVITATLVTMPLLGLYIIYLITMKAARNKQRSFKLAVDLTVLLFITSVYFMVYEIWGIRMGWLIAMFFLLTAIVFTFVHWKNYEEIDIQRVFKGVWRFQFVVFFLLYFMILMYGLFMSIMT, from the coding sequence ATGGCTGAAGTGACTGCTGTTATAACAGCGACACTTGTAACAATGCCTTTGTTAGGCTTATATATTATTTATTTAATAACGATGAAAGCGGCTCGAAACAAACAACGTTCATTTAAACTTGCGGTTGATTTGACAGTATTATTGTTCATTACCTCTGTGTATTTTATGGTGTATGAAATATGGGGGATTCGGATGGGATGGCTAATAGCTATGTTTTTTTTACTAACAGCTATTGTATTTACATTTGTACACTGGAAAAATTATGAGGAAATTGATATACAGCGAGTGTTTAAAGGGGTTTGGCGATTTCAATTCGTCGTTTTTTTTCTGTTATATTTTATGATTTTAATGTATGGCTTGTTTATGTCAATTATGACATAG
- a CDS encoding 2-dehydropantoate 2-reductase, which translates to MNIAIIGGGSIGLLTASCLNHDLHHLTLVTKTSLQADAITKEGLRYTSEKGNKTTKLKAVSQDHIKKLEADLVIVTLKQTVLDRWFAWARKKIVLKSPLLFLQNGMGHMEKATKMVPHAIIAGVITHGAEKVSQTHVIHHGFGELYTGGLLSLKPLIRQLQLEAPLCFPVIWEDDVEVRIKTKLLMNAIINPLTAIYNVKNGKLLEDFNIKKHVKLLFNEVIGVLELSENDWTLVKDVIHQTSENISSMRADLMAGNETEIEAIVGYLIMKGRQQKKQIDHLERVYHKIKSYEKGGNHG; encoded by the coding sequence ATGAATATTGCAATTATAGGTGGCGGTTCTATAGGATTACTGACAGCTAGTTGTTTAAACCATGACTTACATCATCTCACACTTGTAACGAAAACGTCTCTACAGGCTGATGCTATAACAAAAGAAGGATTACGATATACGAGTGAGAAAGGAAATAAAACGACTAAACTTAAAGCAGTATCTCAAGATCATATTAAAAAACTAGAGGCAGATTTAGTCATTGTAACTCTAAAACAAACAGTCCTAGATAGATGGTTTGCGTGGGCAAGAAAAAAAATTGTGTTAAAGAGTCCATTATTATTTTTGCAAAATGGTATGGGGCATATGGAAAAAGCAACTAAAATGGTGCCTCATGCGATCATAGCTGGTGTTATAACGCATGGTGCAGAAAAAGTGTCTCAAACACATGTCATTCATCATGGCTTCGGAGAATTGTATACGGGTGGCCTCCTTTCTTTAAAACCTCTTATTCGTCAATTGCAGCTGGAAGCACCTTTGTGCTTTCCGGTAATATGGGAGGATGATGTGGAGGTCAGGATTAAGACAAAATTGTTAATGAATGCTATTATTAATCCTCTCACTGCTATATATAATGTAAAAAATGGCAAATTATTAGAAGATTTCAATATAAAAAAGCACGTAAAGTTATTATTTAACGAGGTGATTGGCGTTCTTGAATTATCAGAAAACGATTGGACACTGGTGAAAGATGTTATTCACCAGACCTCAGAGAACATATCCTCAATGAGAGCTGACCTTATGGCAGGGAACGAAACAGAGATTGAGGCAATAGTCGGTTATCTTATAATGAAAGGTCGTCAGCAAAAAAAACAGATTGACCATTTAGAAAGGGTTTATCACAAAATTAAATCTTATGAAAAGGGGGGCAATCATGGCTGA
- the rpmF gene encoding 50S ribosomal protein L32, whose product MAVPFRRTSKTKKRQRRTHIKLRVPGMVECPDCGEMKLSHRVCKACGSYKGREVAK is encoded by the coding sequence ATGGCAGTACCATTTAGACGAACTAGTAAGACTAAAAAAAGACAGCGTCGTACGCATATTAAATTGCGTGTGCCTGGAATGGTAGAATGTCCTGATTGTGGAGAAATGAAGCTTTCACACCGTGTATGTAAAGCGTGTGGTTCTTATAAAGGACGAGAAGTAGCAAAGTAG
- a CDS encoding nucleotidyltransferase has translation MAILGLIVEYNPFHNGHLYHLQQSVKKTSPELVIAIMSGDFLQRGEPALVNKWSRTKMALQAGIDLVVELPYLHAVQKADIFAEGAVSRLAELGVTDICFGSEEGRISPFFDTINWMNKHQPLIDERLKSELSKGKSYPKAFSDAVMSLEKPDTVLNLSKPNNILGYHYVKSSLNQQTAIRMHTIKRSGSQYHDSHLSHTSIASATALRSMLITDKRPIDSLKPYVPSYTLEELSTYFSNFNKLHTWEDYFPFIQHSLISQDNCTLKYIYECEEGLENRLNRAIITSVQFDDFLSTIKAKRYTRTRLQRLLVHLYLNTTKSFVKKHLVVQRPPYIRVLGMSEKGQHHLAKLKKLTTMPIFTTASKSQHPVFEKDILASRLHGLPNHVAGMSFMEEYQTGPIRYNSGSFM, from the coding sequence ATGGCTATTCTTGGGCTTATTGTAGAATATAATCCATTCCATAACGGTCATCTTTATCATTTACAGCAATCCGTTAAAAAAACCTCTCCAGAACTCGTTATCGCTATTATGAGCGGGGATTTTTTACAGCGTGGTGAACCTGCATTAGTTAACAAATGGTCGAGAACAAAAATGGCCTTACAAGCAGGCATTGATTTAGTCGTTGAGCTCCCTTACCTTCACGCTGTTCAAAAAGCAGACATTTTTGCAGAGGGGGCTGTCTCACGTTTAGCAGAATTAGGTGTGACAGATATTTGTTTTGGTAGTGAGGAAGGGCGTATCTCTCCATTTTTTGATACAATAAATTGGATGAATAAGCATCAACCCTTAATTGACGAACGGCTTAAAAGTGAACTGTCTAAAGGGAAAAGTTATCCAAAAGCTTTTTCTGATGCTGTTATGAGTCTAGAGAAACCTGATACGGTACTTAATTTATCAAAACCTAATAATATTTTAGGTTATCACTATGTTAAGTCTTCACTTAACCAACAAACAGCTATTCGCATGCATACGATCAAACGTAGCGGATCTCAATATCATGACAGTCATTTAAGTCATACTTCCATCGCTAGTGCCACTGCTTTGCGATCTATGCTTATCACTGATAAACGCCCCATCGACTCTCTCAAACCTTACGTTCCCTCTTACACGTTGGAAGAGCTGTCGACCTATTTTTCTAATTTTAATAAGCTTCATACTTGGGAGGACTATTTCCCTTTTATCCAACACTCCCTTATTTCTCAGGATAACTGCACACTAAAATATATTTACGAATGTGAAGAAGGTCTTGAGAACCGGCTTAATAGAGCGATTATTACAAGTGTGCAATTCGATGACTTCCTTTCCACTATTAAGGCTAAACGCTACACACGTACACGGTTACAGCGGCTTCTCGTTCATCTCTATTTAAACACGACGAAATCGTTCGTAAAAAAACACTTGGTGGTACAACGTCCGCCATACATTCGGGTACTTGGCATGTCCGAGAAAGGGCAACATCATTTAGCTAAACTTAAAAAACTAACGACGATGCCAATCTTTACCACAGCAAGCAAATCTCAACACCCTGTTTTTGAAAAAGACATACTCGCTAGTCGTCTCCATGGTCTCCCAAATCATGTTGCAGGTATGTCTTTTATGGAAGAATATCAAACAGGGCCAATTCGTTATAATAGTGGCTCATTTATGTAA
- a CDS encoding RsfA family transcriptional regulator yields MIRQDAWNHDEDLLLAETVLRHIREGGTQLAAFDEVAEKLSRTSAACGFRWNSTVRKQYDSAIQLAKKARKEAKLHHVLNRNTSSSEKNEMVTVQEEKRFLTVKEKTAWYDELITFLKEEREKICEQGVEDNALTDLREENTELKKQLAEMRAEYLEIKEDYQLMIHAMQRAAKKENRSPTL; encoded by the coding sequence TTGATTAGACAAGATGCATGGAACCACGACGAAGATTTACTGTTGGCAGAGACAGTGCTTCGTCATATAAGAGAAGGTGGCACTCAGCTCGCAGCATTTGATGAAGTGGCTGAAAAGCTATCACGGACATCAGCAGCGTGTGGGTTTAGATGGAATTCTACAGTCAGAAAACAATATGATTCTGCCATACAATTAGCCAAAAAAGCACGAAAAGAAGCAAAATTACACCACGTATTAAACAGAAACACCTCTTCTTCTGAAAAAAATGAGATGGTAACGGTCCAAGAAGAGAAACGTTTTTTAACGGTGAAAGAGAAGACGGCTTGGTATGATGAGTTGATTACCTTTTTGAAAGAGGAAAGAGAAAAGATTTGTGAACAAGGGGTAGAGGATAACGCATTGACTGATTTGCGTGAAGAAAACACTGAATTGAAAAAACAGTTAGCGGAGATGAGAGCAGAGTATCTGGAAATAAAAGAAGACTATCAACTAATGATTCATGCCATGCAACGGGCAGCTAAAAAGGAAAATAGAAGCCCTACATTATAA
- the mraZ gene encoding division/cell wall cluster transcriptional repressor MraZ — protein sequence MFMGEYHHNIDDKGRMIVPAKFRDELGSTFVVTRGMDKCLFVYPEREWQQLEQKLKTLPFTKKDARAFTRFFFSGATECELDKQGRVNIASTLRTYAMLEKECVVIGVSNRVEIWSKKVWEDYFAESEDSFAEIAEGIVDFEL from the coding sequence ATGTTCATGGGGGAATATCATCATAATATCGATGACAAAGGACGCATGATTGTCCCGGCCAAATTCCGTGATGAACTAGGATCCACCTTCGTAGTCACAAGAGGAATGGATAAATGCTTATTTGTTTATCCTGAAAGAGAGTGGCAGCAATTAGAACAAAAGTTAAAAACCCTTCCCTTCACTAAAAAAGATGCTCGTGCATTTACAAGATTTTTTTTCTCAGGAGCGACTGAATGTGAATTGGATAAACAAGGGAGAGTAAATATTGCATCAACTTTACGTACATATGCCATGCTTGAAAAAGAGTGCGTCGTGATTGGTGTCTCTAATCGAGTAGAAATATGGAGTAAAAAAGTGTGGGAGGACTACTTTGCAGAGTCAGAGGATTCCTTTGCTGAAATTGCGGAAGGCATCGTAGACTTTGAATTGTAG
- a CDS encoding SepM family pheromone-processing serine protease has product MRETTYTTKKSWLKWLVLFGILFIINFVQLPYYFSVPGEAKILTEVIEVEDGNPYEGTFMLTTIRMGKANIVNYVWALASDKRELIPEEHVRPEGETDEEYHHRQLMMMTGSQELAVIVAYNYAGKEAYFENHGVLVTSVISGMAAEGNLEVGDRIVAIDGEEVLEIETLFDVLGQYSIGDNVPITFEREGDTYTVELQVDPFPEEIDPEGERGGIGIINPGTDRELVNTPEITIDTDQIGGPSAGLMFSLEIYNQLLDEDITKGHQIAGTGSIDEHGNVGRIGGVKQKVYASHEAGAEIFFAPAEQSEEGSNYEIALEAAESIGTDMEIVPVNTFEDALKYLESIS; this is encoded by the coding sequence ATGAGAGAAACAACCTATACAACTAAAAAATCTTGGCTTAAATGGCTCGTTTTGTTCGGAATTTTATTCATTATTAACTTCGTTCAATTGCCTTATTATTTCTCGGTCCCTGGTGAAGCGAAGATCTTGACTGAAGTGATTGAGGTAGAAGATGGAAACCCTTATGAAGGGACGTTTATGTTAACAACCATCCGGATGGGAAAAGCAAATATAGTTAATTATGTTTGGGCATTAGCAAGTGATAAAAGAGAACTTATTCCGGAAGAACACGTACGTCCTGAAGGAGAAACGGATGAGGAGTATCACCATAGACAGTTAATGATGATGACAGGCTCTCAAGAATTGGCTGTTATAGTGGCTTATAATTACGCAGGAAAAGAAGCCTATTTTGAAAATCATGGTGTTTTAGTCACATCCGTCATTTCTGGTATGGCTGCTGAAGGAAATCTCGAGGTAGGAGATAGAATCGTGGCTATTGATGGGGAAGAGGTTTTAGAAATAGAGACCTTGTTTGATGTGCTTGGTCAGTATAGTATCGGTGATAATGTCCCAATCACGTTTGAACGGGAAGGGGATACATACACTGTTGAATTGCAAGTGGATCCATTTCCAGAAGAGATTGACCCAGAGGGGGAAAGGGGCGGAATTGGCATCATTAATCCAGGGACGGATAGAGAATTAGTTAACACACCAGAAATCACAATTGATACAGATCAAATTGGAGGGCCTTCAGCTGGCTTAATGTTTTCTTTAGAAATTTACAATCAACTACTTGACGAGGATATTACGAAGGGGCACCAGATTGCAGGTACTGGATCTATTGATGAACACGGTAATGTAGGCCGTATTGGTGGGGTTAAGCAAAAAGTTTATGCGTCACATGAAGCGGGAGCCGAGATATTTTTCGCCCCAGCAGAACAAAGTGAGGAAGGGTCAAACTATGAAATAGCTTTAGAAGCAGCTGAATCGATTGGAACAGATATGGAAATTGTCCCAGTTAATACGTTTGAGGATGCTTTAAAGTATCTTGAATCTATCTCCTAA
- a CDS encoding N-acetyltransferase: MFSYQVVKLKINFKTLEEFENFREYGQQELSMKEDLEENIVENDSDSPFYGVYYGKKLVGRMSLYQIDKKYDRYFDPPQDYYELWKLEVLPGYQGRGIGKALVDFAKDQGLPVKTNARQRSDDFWHKQGFEALTYKTERDRGENPYVWFPTGVYENKESS, translated from the coding sequence ATGTTTTCATATCAAGTCGTCAAACTGAAAATTAACTTCAAAACGTTAGAAGAGTTTGAAAATTTCCGAGAATATGGTCAGCAAGAATTATCAATGAAAGAAGATTTAGAAGAAAATATTGTAGAAAATGACAGCGACTCACCCTTTTACGGTGTCTATTACGGTAAAAAGCTGGTAGGGCGAATGAGCCTTTATCAAATAGACAAAAAGTATGATCGCTATTTTGATCCACCTCAAGATTATTATGAGTTATGGAAATTAGAAGTACTGCCAGGTTACCAAGGAAGAGGCATCGGTAAAGCACTTGTAGATTTCGCCAAAGACCAGGGGCTCCCTGTTAAAACAAATGCTCGTCAGCGGTCAGATGATTTCTGGCATAAACAGGGCTTTGAAGCACTTACTTATAAGACAGAGAGAGATAGAGGAGAAAATCCATATGTATGGTTCCCAACAGGTGTCTATGAGAATAAAGAGTCATCGTAA
- the bshC gene encoding bacillithiol biosynthesis cysteine-adding enzyme BshC → MELHFSKLDDHSSFIHKYINDDREIRPFFDYRLNKADRAERYQELMTLSFPREELAHALMKFNTKLNGSGSVLRQIERLKRDESVVVVGGQQAGLLSGPLYTITKMITILVEAAKLEEELSVPVIPIFWIAGEDHDIDEVNRTFFHEGKEIRRVSLPERNAIKQSVSERVINLEIARQEITDAFSFLRETPFTKPLYEELMDDLSHDLTYTEWFAKIAQRFFSQTDLVFLDAADPEIRRIERSSFTKMVTHNAAISQGFNEQADLFKAMGFGEPISTDKDNAHLFFHEGGQRFLLERTEEGFREKGGSRTWTYDSLLLEVEEGTLQLSNNVVTRPVMQELLLPVHTFIGGPGEVKYWGVLKNVFRCFDRKMPLVFPRYHFTFLSRRSQKNLKKYDLSVDNVLTQGVADTLKTIIESNERVNKDKAMKKAKKQLQQWMNELTESLGSVDYDIKTINQQFETKLFQQLSTYERKLEELELARNATHIKRLNELEAEIRPHGIWQERHLNIYPFLNTFGSDLVRRLLNKLIKQKKNLNEGTHISVDL, encoded by the coding sequence ATGGAGTTACATTTTTCCAAACTAGATGATCACTCATCTTTCATACATAAGTATATAAACGATGACCGAGAGATTAGGCCATTTTTTGATTACCGTTTGAATAAAGCTGATAGAGCAGAAAGGTATCAAGAATTAATGACGTTATCCTTTCCGCGTGAAGAGCTTGCTCATGCGCTAATGAAATTCAATACGAAGCTTAATGGTTCAGGGTCGGTTTTACGACAAATTGAAAGATTAAAAAGGGACGAGAGTGTCGTTGTGGTCGGTGGGCAGCAAGCGGGGCTACTATCAGGCCCACTTTATACTATTACTAAAATGATAACCATTTTAGTAGAAGCTGCTAAGCTAGAGGAAGAATTATCTGTGCCAGTTATTCCTATTTTTTGGATTGCTGGAGAAGATCATGATATTGATGAAGTAAACCGTACTTTTTTTCATGAAGGAAAGGAAATACGGCGAGTTAGTCTTCCGGAGCGAAATGCGATAAAGCAATCTGTGTCTGAGCGAGTGATTAATTTAGAGATAGCACGTCAAGAAATAACGGATGCATTCAGTTTTCTGAGAGAGACACCTTTTACTAAACCTTTATATGAAGAATTAATGGATGACTTATCTCATGACTTGACCTATACAGAATGGTTTGCAAAAATAGCCCAGCGTTTTTTTAGTCAGACAGATTTAGTTTTTTTAGACGCTGCTGACCCGGAAATTCGTCGAATTGAACGTTCTTCTTTTACGAAAATGGTGACCCATAATGCTGCTATAAGCCAAGGATTTAATGAACAAGCAGACCTTTTTAAAGCGATGGGTTTTGGAGAGCCTATTTCCACAGACAAAGATAATGCTCATCTCTTTTTTCATGAAGGTGGTCAACGTTTTCTACTTGAAAGAACGGAAGAGGGATTTAGAGAAAAAGGGGGCTCCAGGACATGGACATATGATTCTCTGCTTCTTGAAGTGGAAGAAGGGACTTTGCAATTGAGTAACAACGTCGTGACTCGTCCAGTCATGCAAGAGTTACTTTTACCTGTACACACCTTTATAGGAGGACCAGGAGAAGTGAAATATTGGGGAGTGTTAAAAAATGTTTTTCGCTGTTTTGATAGGAAGATGCCCCTCGTATTTCCTAGGTATCATTTTACATTTTTATCTCGGCGCTCTCAAAAAAATTTAAAGAAGTATGATCTATCAGTAGATAACGTGTTAACCCAAGGTGTAGCAGATACGTTGAAGACGATAATCGAGTCTAATGAGAGAGTAAATAAGGATAAGGCCATGAAGAAAGCCAAAAAACAATTACAACAATGGATGAACGAATTGACAGAGAGTTTAGGTTCTGTTGATTATGATATTAAAACGATTAATCAGCAGTTTGAGACGAAGTTGTTTCAGCAATTGTCCACATATGAACGAAAGCTAGAAGAGTTGGAATTGGCGCGAAATGCTACTCATATAAAAAGGTTAAATGAGTTGGAGGCTGAAATAAGACCGCATGGAATATGGCAAGAACGTCACTTGAATATTTACCCTTTTCTGAACACCTTTGGATCAGATCTTGTAAGAAGGTTACTTAATAAGTTAATAAAACAAAAAAAGAATCTGAATGAAGGAACTCATATTTCCGTTGATTTATAA